A single window of Haladaptatus paucihalophilus DX253 DNA harbors:
- a CDS encoding SprT family zinc-dependent metalloprotease: protein MSRQTTLSDGAQRTLTECANAAERADTLTTERDLLDRAQQHAVDVATEYFPDLPVEAIEWEVSHRRQRSAGATKYDPATDEITISLAWDAFEQHGWEQFSSTVRHELIHAWQYHEFGEADHGRTFTRWTDALDTSQYCERFTSPNWWVICEDCDGRLARYRRSKIVKQPENYSCGNCGGSLRVEEATE, encoded by the coding sequence ATGTCACGTCAAACAACGCTGTCCGATGGTGCCCAGCGAACGCTGACCGAGTGTGCGAATGCGGCCGAACGCGCAGACACACTGACGACAGAGCGCGACCTGCTCGACCGAGCGCAACAGCATGCGGTGGACGTCGCCACTGAGTATTTCCCCGATCTGCCTGTTGAAGCGATTGAATGGGAGGTGTCCCACCGACGACAGCGGTCAGCAGGTGCGACGAAATACGACCCGGCGACCGACGAGATAACGATCTCGCTCGCATGGGACGCGTTCGAGCAACACGGCTGGGAGCAATTCAGTTCGACAGTCCGCCACGAGTTGATTCACGCATGGCAGTATCACGAGTTCGGAGAGGCGGACCACGGGCGGACATTCACCCGCTGGACGGATGCGCTCGACACGTCGCAGTACTGCGAGCGGTTCACATCGCCGAACTGGTGGGTGATTTGCGAAGACTGTGACGGGCGACTCGCGCGTTATCGGCGCTCGAAGATCGTCAAACAGCCTGAGAACTACAGTTGTGGCAACTGCGGCGGGTCGCTCCGCGTCGAGGAGGCCACCGAATGA